From one Lycium ferocissimum isolate CSIRO_LF1 chromosome 7, AGI_CSIRO_Lferr_CH_V1, whole genome shotgun sequence genomic stretch:
- the LOC132061965 gene encoding uncharacterized protein LOC132061965 — MTSNIVECINGKLIAARELHIFDFLEEVRKMFGRWNFTNRKKWYLHIHNTDEAVSRDVVDQRVEASTEYVYTVNDGPRHFIIDLKKKTCSCRMFQLDEIPCSHAWAVLKNKNLTADAYCSELFKPETVVNTYDVPVDPLPNETEWNVPKSISDEVVMPPIYKRPPGRPKKKRDKSLQELMIGKRRNACGKCGRLGHNRCSCDNPPLNKKNK, encoded by the exons ATGACTTCGAATATAGTCGAATGTATTAATGGAAAACTGATTGCTGCAAGAGAGTTACATatttttgatttccttgaagaagtgaggaagatGTTTGGTAGATGGAATTtcacaaatagaaaaaaatggTACCTACACATTCACAACACTGATGAGGCAGTATCAAGAGATGTTGTCGATCAACGA GTTGAAGCATCAACTGAATATGTTTACACAGTGAATGATGGACCGAGGCATTTCATAAtcgatttgaagaagaaaacttGCAGCTGCAGGATGTTCCAACTGGACGAGATACCGTGTTCTCATGCATGGGCAGTATTGAAGAATAAAAATTTGACTGCTGATGCATATTGTTCGGAATTATTCAAGCCAGAAACAGTTGTGAACACATATGATGTGCCGGTTGATCCTCTTCCCAATGAGACCGAGTGGAATGTTCCTAAAAGTATATCAGATGAAGTTGTTATGCCACCGATCTATAAGAGACCCCCTGGGAGgccaaaaaagaagagggaCAAGTCATTACAGGAGTTGATGATTGGTAAACGCAGGAATGCTTGCGGTAAATGTGGACGTCTTGGTCATAACAGGTGTTCGTGTGATAATCCGCCGCTcaataagaagaataaataa
- the LOC132061966 gene encoding uncharacterized protein LOC132061966: protein MGVRVYVELKRENRVLGMYPMCVSIHDFDVEDDATGNRIIGDDVLQIGYSENRDDKETLKIVMTKYAIRERFNFKTERSNAISYTAACWSPECKWKFRASRIGDSEMFRVRFFDDEHTCPLKDKVYSQRQATSWFIGEAIVKAKITNHKRKVTPGDIKDDVKNEFGVDVSYMMAWRAREKAIKDFRENEFMYLFVALKAFVKGFECCRPIVVVDGAHLKSTYNGTFVSASTLDGAGNILPLAYGVIDSENNKSWTWFFELFKQAYGVRKNMCVVSDRHESIIHAVSKVYPTVPHLACIWHLWKNVTKQYTTNGEVLSPIFYSRRRHTADEFDKLMEKIGNVDIRVKRYLKDLEGINDLGFIHLLTEDGQ from the exons ATGGGAGTTCGTGTGTACGTTGAGCTTAAGAGAGAAAACAGAGTTTTGGGGATGTATCCAATGTGCGTTAGTATTCATGATTTTGATGTTGAAGATGATGCAACTGGTAATCGTATTATTGGAGATGATGTGCTGCAAATTGGATATAGCGAGAATCGGGATG ATAAGGAAACTTTGAAAATTGTGATGACGAAATATGCAATTCGTGAAAGATTCAATTTCAAAACAGAGAGATCGAATGCTATAAG CTATACTGCAGCATGTTGGTCGCcggaatgtaaatggaagttcAGAGCGTCGAGAATTGGGGATTCTGAAATGTTCAGGGTTAGATTTTTCGATGACGAACATACATGTCCGTTGAAGGACAAGGTGTATTCGCAACGACAAGCAACAAGTTGGTTTATTGGAGAAGCTATTGTTAAGGCGAAAATAACTAACCATAAAAGGAAGGTCACACCTGGGGATATAAAAGACGATGTCAAAAATGAATTCGGCGTAGATGTTTCTTATATGATGGCATGGAGAGCTAGAGAGAAGGCTATAAAAGATTTCAGAG AAAATGagtttatgtatttgtttgtagcACTCAAAGCATTCGTAAAGGGATTCGAGTGTTGTAGACCAATAGTTGTAGTGGATGGTGCACACCTTAAATCAACGTATAATGGTACATTTGTGTCGGCAAGTACTTTGGATGGAGCAG GTAATATCCTACCACTAGCGTATGGTGTGATAGATTCTGAGAATAATAAGTCCTGGACGTGGTTCTTTGAACTGTTCAAGCAAGCTTATGGTGTTAGGAAAAATATGTGTGTCGTGTCCGACagacatgaaagcataatacaCGCAGTTTCTAAGGTGTATCCTACTGTTCCTCATTTGGCTTGTATATGGCATTTGTGGAAAAATGTGACAAAGCAATACACAACAAACGGTGAGGTGTTGAGTCCTATATTTTATTCACGGCGAAGGCATACGGCAGATGAGTTCGATAAATTGATGGAGAAGATTGGGAATGTTGATATTCGGGTAAAACGATACCTAAAAGATCTGGAAGGGATAAATGATCTAGGCTTTATTCACCTGTTAACAGAGGATGGACAATGA